The Vibrio agarivorans genome window below encodes:
- a CDS encoding fimbria/pilus outer membrane usher protein produces the protein MWRRNGFYLLVLFWGCSVFASINPFGRAITITSVLRTEQRILGQVEVEIGADGSLTLPTDSTSILLAKVLPDSVIDSFQIQSIDNQLTGQTLEQLGFPIQLDPATFELLIAIPLQANRIYPLSMATSEGKREYTEASPFSGYANLFLSGSRNDVISEGSSGDDTYSQSHRLQSGLNYHAANLTYEAEYLDSDTSEAQYNRASTKLTYDFPSQGTRLTLGDTNPETASFQDGADMLGISISRDFNEIPTRNVRPTATQQFTLARTSDVDVVIDGVVVQRLTLPAGRYNLSDIPLAQGSNDINLVIKDQAGNEETISFSIAVDSDLIKQGEFEYVMSVGAPASYSNGKRDYDGEQLLVNGLVEIGVTPSWTLGLNGQYYDSNYQIGTKLLNAWRFGTTEVVASHSQHGISGSGEALRLGYSSPSELYEEFGIRLDVRYEYYSPTFTQVMIDEVDTSSLNQHYGQVSLSMPLFHYYRAGLNVNYRERYEQDEGYWSIGSSFSGPIVNTRATFGLNLNYTASPSSKDEFDVSATLSYPLGRKHRFVGRYQTNNNLYQLDYSYRNNTGSVGGTSVNATVSHDDSDDLEFDGGIDYTANRFNISFDHDSRFSELDSDLNRVDTTRLELGTAIAFSGSNVAIGRPVGESYAVVSTHNNLSSNKVLLSPSSQGSARAEINHGTNVLLPDLIAYAPQLITYDVEDLPPGYDLGAGLFSVNPTLGQAYHLQIGSDAVLTLIGTLADKQTLVPIPLVAGKAYKPDTPEQSIEFFTNRKGRFAVMGMSAGEWVIELQTNPIKRTVINMVENETMLDQKGTLYVE, from the coding sequence ATGTGGCGCAGAAATGGCTTCTACTTGCTTGTATTATTTTGGGGCTGCTCAGTTTTCGCCTCCATCAACCCTTTTGGGCGCGCCATCACCATTACCAGTGTGCTGCGCACTGAACAACGAATCCTTGGGCAAGTTGAAGTCGAAATCGGTGCAGACGGGAGTCTAACCTTACCAACGGATAGTACTTCTATCTTGCTAGCAAAAGTGCTGCCGGACAGTGTGATTGATTCTTTCCAGATCCAATCTATCGATAACCAATTGACCGGACAAACGCTTGAACAGCTAGGCTTCCCAATCCAACTAGACCCAGCAACATTCGAACTGCTCATCGCCATTCCTCTGCAAGCAAATAGGATTTACCCCCTCTCAATGGCAACCTCAGAGGGAAAAAGAGAATATACCGAAGCTAGCCCTTTCAGCGGCTATGCTAACTTGTTCCTCAGCGGCTCTCGAAACGATGTGATCAGCGAAGGCTCTAGTGGCGATGACACTTACTCACAAAGCCATCGTCTTCAATCTGGTCTTAACTACCATGCTGCCAACCTCACTTATGAGGCTGAATATCTCGATTCAGACACCAGTGAAGCGCAATACAACCGCGCGTCGACAAAACTGACTTATGACTTTCCAAGCCAAGGCACCCGCCTAACCCTTGGTGATACCAACCCTGAAACCGCCTCTTTTCAAGATGGTGCTGATATGCTCGGGATATCAATAAGCCGAGACTTTAACGAGATTCCCACCCGCAACGTTCGCCCAACCGCGACACAACAGTTTACCTTGGCGCGCACTTCTGATGTCGATGTGGTGATTGATGGGGTTGTGGTGCAAAGGCTAACACTGCCGGCTGGGCGCTATAACCTCAGTGACATCCCCCTTGCTCAAGGCAGTAATGACATCAACCTTGTCATTAAAGATCAAGCCGGTAATGAAGAAACCATCTCTTTCTCAATCGCTGTCGATAGCGACCTGATCAAACAGGGAGAATTTGAATATGTGATGAGCGTCGGTGCTCCTGCCAGTTACTCCAATGGCAAACGTGACTATGATGGCGAGCAGTTGCTCGTTAACGGACTGGTAGAAATTGGCGTAACCCCATCTTGGACGCTCGGGCTCAACGGGCAATACTATGACAGCAATTATCAAATAGGCACCAAGCTTCTTAATGCATGGCGTTTTGGTACAACAGAAGTCGTTGCGAGCCACAGCCAACACGGTATTTCTGGCAGTGGTGAAGCCTTACGGCTGGGCTATTCCTCACCCAGCGAACTTTATGAGGAGTTTGGTATCCGGTTAGATGTTCGTTATGAGTACTACTCGCCAACCTTTACCCAAGTCATGATAGATGAAGTCGATACGTCCAGTCTCAACCAACACTATGGGCAAGTATCCCTCTCTATGCCGCTTTTCCATTACTATCGTGCAGGGTTAAATGTTAACTACCGCGAGCGATATGAACAAGATGAAGGCTATTGGTCTATCGGCTCAAGCTTCTCGGGCCCAATAGTCAATACTCGCGCCACCTTTGGCCTTAATCTCAACTACACTGCTAGCCCATCTAGTAAAGACGAGTTTGATGTCTCTGCAACACTGAGCTATCCACTTGGTCGAAAACACCGCTTCGTGGGACGCTATCAAACTAATAACAACCTCTATCAGCTCGACTACAGTTATCGCAACAACACAGGCAGTGTTGGTGGTACTTCTGTTAATGCAACTGTCAGTCATGATGATAGTGACGATTTGGAGTTTGATGGTGGAATAGATTACACCGCGAACCGCTTCAATATCAGCTTTGACCACGACTCACGCTTTAGCGAACTCGATAGCGACCTAAATCGTGTCGACACCACTAGGCTAGAGTTAGGCACGGCGATAGCATTCTCTGGTAGCAATGTCGCCATTGGCCGCCCAGTTGGTGAGAGCTATGCCGTTGTCAGCACTCATAACAACTTGAGCTCTAACAAAGTTCTACTTTCACCGAGCAGTCAAGGTAGCGCGCGCGCAGAGATCAACCATGGAACTAACGTTCTACTGCCAGATTTGATCGCCTATGCGCCGCAACTTATTACCTACGATGTTGAAGACCTACCTCCCGGTTACGACTTAGGCGCAGGCCTATTCTCTGTTAACCCTACACTGGGGCAAGCCTATCACCTTCAGATTGGCTCAGATGCGGTTCTGACATTGATAGGAACTCTTGCAGACAAACAAACGCTTGTCCCCATACCCTTGGTCGCTGGTAAAGCTTACAAACCAGATACCCCTGAACAGAGCATTGAGTTTTTTACTAATCGAAAAGGTCGCTTTGCAGTGATGGGAATGTCGGCGGGAGAGTGGGTGATCGAGCTTCAAACCAACCCCATCAAGCGCACTGTTATCAACATGGTTGAGAACGAAACCATGCTAGACCAAAAAGGGACTCTTTATGTTGAATAA
- the mltF gene encoding membrane-bound lytic murein transglycosylase MltF has translation MLIKSRAFLVIALSSLTLLMGCQYDSTPDSELQEIKDRGVLRVGTINNQLSYYIGPDGPAGLDYELAREFADELGVRLEMRPAYRISNLYPALQNGEIDIIAGGLTQASAKETPFRAGPAYYYVSQQVVYKTGSWRPRNLGQLVDRLPQLVAESDVESTLTIADNAEFNRTLSSIKQLNPSFQFWVDLDSDVNQLLQSVSTGEIQFTVADSVELSLSQRIYPELAIAFELTEDQPVSWLLRRSDDESLYALTIEFFGKRKQSGYLDKLEEKYIGHIGSFDYVDTRAFIRALDNTLPKWAPLFQKYSGEFDWRLIAALAYQESHWKPHAKSPTGVRGMMMLTLPTAKSVGVSNRLDPEQSIRGGAEYLRRMVARIPDSVTEHEKIWFALASYNVGYGHMMDARRLTRAQGGNPDAWADVKERLPLLRQKKYYSQTRYGYARGDEAQKYVENIRRYYQSIIGHVEKHPELENDESKEFTVIEPVISAAQGSISSAQGSISEAKPTLSAAAETEESQDSEAQR, from the coding sequence ATGTTGATAAAATCTCGAGCTTTTCTTGTTATTGCCCTTTCCAGCTTAACGCTGCTCATGGGGTGTCAGTATGACTCTACCCCAGACAGCGAATTGCAAGAGATCAAAGATCGCGGAGTACTGCGCGTCGGTACCATCAACAATCAACTGTCCTACTATATTGGTCCTGATGGCCCAGCTGGCTTAGATTATGAGCTTGCTCGCGAATTTGCCGATGAGCTCGGCGTACGCCTAGAGATGCGACCAGCTTATCGCATATCCAACCTCTACCCTGCACTGCAGAACGGTGAAATTGACATTATTGCTGGCGGTCTCACTCAGGCAAGCGCCAAAGAGACCCCATTCCGTGCTGGCCCTGCTTACTATTACGTGAGCCAACAAGTCGTCTACAAAACAGGCAGCTGGCGACCAAGAAACCTTGGTCAACTAGTGGATCGTTTACCACAACTGGTTGCTGAAAGTGACGTTGAAAGCACATTAACGATTGCAGACAATGCTGAATTTAATCGCACATTGAGTAGCATTAAGCAACTCAACCCCAGCTTTCAGTTTTGGGTCGACCTCGACTCAGATGTAAACCAGCTTCTGCAATCTGTATCGACCGGTGAAATCCAATTTACTGTGGCGGACTCGGTTGAGCTATCACTGTCTCAACGTATCTACCCTGAACTTGCGATTGCTTTCGAGTTGACCGAAGACCAACCTGTCTCTTGGTTGCTGAGACGTTCAGACGATGAAAGTTTGTATGCTCTGACGATTGAGTTCTTTGGTAAGCGTAAACAGAGTGGTTATCTAGACAAGCTAGAAGAGAAATACATCGGCCATATTGGTAGCTTTGATTATGTTGACACTCGTGCCTTCATTCGAGCACTTGATAACACGCTGCCGAAATGGGCGCCGCTATTCCAGAAATACTCGGGCGAGTTTGATTGGCGCCTGATTGCGGCTCTTGCCTATCAAGAGTCACACTGGAAACCGCATGCGAAATCCCCGACGGGTGTGCGCGGTATGATGATGCTCACTCTACCAACCGCAAAAAGTGTCGGCGTGTCTAATCGACTCGATCCTGAACAATCTATTCGCGGTGGCGCTGAATATCTTCGCCGCATGGTTGCGCGTATTCCTGACAGTGTGACTGAGCACGAAAAGATTTGGTTTGCTTTAGCGTCATATAACGTGGGCTATGGTCATATGATGGATGCTCGCCGCCTGACACGAGCACAGGGTGGCAACCCTGATGCGTGGGCTGATGTGAAAGAGCGCTTGCCGCTGCTGCGTCAAAAGAAATATTACAGCCAAACTCGCTATGGTTATGCGCGTGGCGACGAAGCTCAGAAATATGTCGAGAATATTCGCCGCTATTATCAAAGCATCATTGGTCACGTTGAGAAACACCCAGAGCTTGAAAACGACGAAAGCAAAGAGTTTACGGTAATTGAACCGGTCATATCAGCGGCGCAAGGCAGCATCTCTAGCGCGCAAGGTTCTATATCAGAAGCCAAACCTACTCTTAGCGCTGCGGCTGAAACCGAGGAAAGCCAAGATAGTGAAGCACAACGTTAG
- the purL gene encoding phosphoribosylformylglycinamidine synthase — protein MRILRGSPALSEFRVNKLLELCREQGLPVTGIYAEFMHFADLTSDLDTQEIEKLEKLLTYGPTIEEHAPEGLLLLVTPRPGTISPWSSKSTDIANNCGLGKVNRLERGTAYYLESSADLSEEQVQAVKALIHDRMMEAVFTEMEQAAALFTVAEPAPVAHVDILAGGRAALEEANVSLGLALAEDEIDYLVENFTKLGRNPNDIELMMFAQANSEHCRHKIFNADWTIDGVDQEKSLFKMIKNTFETTPDHVLSAYKDNAAVMTGSKVGRFFPDPETRQYNYHNEDAHILMKVETHNHPTAISPWPGASTGSGGEIRDEGATGIGGKPKAGLVGFTTSNLRIPGFEQPWETDFGKPGRIVNALDIMLEGPLGGAAFNNEFGRPNLLGYFRTYEEKVTSHAGEEIRGYHKPIMIAGGMGNIRDEHVQKKEIPVGAKLIVLGGPAMNIGLGGGAASSMASGQSAEDLDFASVQRENPEMERRCQEVIDRCWQLGESNPIAFIHDVGAGGISNALPELCDDGERGGLFQLRDVPNDELSMSPLEIWCNESQERYVMAVAPENMEVFDAICKRERAPYAVVGVATEERHLTLEDSHFDNTPIDMPMDILLGKTPKMHRDAKTLKVDSPAITRDGIEINEAVDRVLRLPTVAEKTFLITIGDRTVTGLVARDQMVGPWQVPVANCAVTAASYDSYHGEAMSMGERTPVALLDFGASARLAVGESLTNIAATDIGDIKHIKLSANWMSPAGHPGEDAGLYEAVKAVGEELCPALGLTIPVGKDSMSMKTKWEDNGESKEVTSPLSLVITAFGRVEDVRKTVTPQLRTDKGDSSLVLVDLGNGKNRLGATALAQVYKQLGDKPADVDNAEQLKGFFDAMQTLVRDDKLVAYHDKGDGGLFVTLAEMAFAGHCGVKADIANLDDDVLATLFNEELGAVVQVKNDDLDAVKAVLAANGLEACSHVIGSVEATDNFVITSGDAVIVERSRTELRTIWAETTHKMQGLRDNPACADQEFEAKKDNSDPGLNVNLSFDINEDVAAPYIAKGAKPKMAILREQGVNSHVEMAAAFDRAGFEATDIHMSDILTGQAVLDEYQGLVACGGFSYGDVLGAGEGWAKSILFNSAARDQFQGFFNRDNTFSLGVCNGCQMLSNLKELIPGADLWPRFVRNESERFEARFSLVEVQKSDSVFFDGMAGSRMPIAVSHGEGRVEVRDADHLAAIEASGTVAVRYVDNNGNPTQQYPNNPNGSPNAITGLTTQDGRVTIMMPHPERVFRTVANSWAPDSWGENGAWMRMFQNARKNIG, from the coding sequence ATGAGAATTTTGCGTGGTTCCCCAGCTCTTTCAGAGTTTCGTGTAAACAAACTATTGGAACTTTGTCGTGAACAAGGCCTACCTGTAACAGGTATTTACGCCGAGTTTATGCACTTTGCAGACCTAACATCAGACCTAGATACTCAAGAAATTGAGAAGCTAGAGAAACTGCTGACTTACGGTCCGACAATCGAAGAGCATGCGCCAGAAGGTCTTCTACTTCTAGTGACTCCTCGTCCAGGTACGATCTCTCCTTGGTCATCAAAATCAACAGATATCGCAAACAACTGTGGTCTAGGCAAAGTGAACCGTCTAGAGCGCGGTACTGCTTACTACCTTGAGTCATCTGCAGACCTTTCTGAAGAGCAAGTTCAGGCTGTTAAAGCACTGATCCATGACCGCATGATGGAAGCGGTTTTCACTGAAATGGAACAAGCTGCCGCGCTATTCACTGTGGCTGAGCCTGCACCTGTTGCTCACGTTGATATTCTTGCTGGCGGTCGCGCAGCACTAGAAGAGGCAAACGTCTCTCTAGGTCTTGCTCTTGCGGAAGATGAAATTGACTACCTGGTAGAAAACTTCACTAAGCTGGGTCGCAACCCGAACGACATCGAACTCATGATGTTTGCTCAAGCAAACTCAGAGCACTGTCGTCACAAAATCTTTAACGCAGACTGGACGATCGACGGCGTTGATCAAGAGAAGTCTCTGTTCAAGATGATCAAGAACACATTTGAAACGACACCAGACCACGTTCTGTCTGCATATAAAGATAACGCAGCGGTAATGACAGGTTCTAAAGTGGGTCGTTTCTTCCCAGATCCTGAAACTCGTCAATACAACTATCACAATGAAGATGCGCACATCCTGATGAAGGTTGAGACGCACAACCACCCAACAGCAATCTCTCCGTGGCCAGGTGCTTCGACAGGTTCTGGTGGTGAGATTCGTGACGAAGGCGCAACAGGTATCGGCGGTAAGCCAAAAGCAGGTCTGGTTGGTTTTACCACTTCTAATCTTCGTATTCCTGGTTTTGAACAGCCATGGGAAACGGACTTTGGTAAGCCAGGTCGCATTGTAAATGCTCTAGATATCATGCTAGAAGGTCCACTAGGTGGCGCGGCGTTCAACAACGAATTTGGTCGTCCTAACCTACTAGGCTACTTCCGTACTTACGAAGAAAAAGTGACGTCTCACGCGGGTGAAGAGATCCGTGGTTACCACAAGCCAATCATGATTGCTGGTGGTATGGGTAATATCCGTGATGAGCACGTTCAGAAGAAAGAGATCCCTGTAGGCGCGAAGCTAATCGTGCTAGGTGGTCCTGCAATGAACATCGGTCTTGGTGGCGGCGCTGCTTCATCAATGGCTTCTGGTCAATCTGCTGAAGACCTTGATTTTGCTTCTGTACAGCGTGAAAACCCAGAAATGGAGCGTCGTTGTCAAGAAGTGATCGACCGTTGTTGGCAGCTTGGTGAGAGCAACCCAATTGCGTTTATCCACGATGTGGGCGCGGGCGGTATCTCGAATGCACTTCCAGAGCTTTGTGACGATGGTGAGCGTGGCGGTTTATTCCAGCTACGTGATGTACCAAACGACGAACTCAGCATGAGCCCACTTGAGATCTGGTGTAACGAATCTCAAGAGCGTTACGTAATGGCAGTTGCGCCAGAGAATATGGAAGTATTCGATGCAATCTGTAAGCGTGAACGTGCGCCTTATGCGGTTGTGGGTGTTGCAACTGAAGAGCGTCACCTAACGTTAGAAGATTCTCACTTCGACAACACACCAATCGATATGCCAATGGATATCTTGCTTGGTAAAACGCCGAAGATGCACCGTGATGCGAAAACGCTAAAGGTTGATAGCCCAGCGATTACTCGTGATGGTATCGAAATCAACGAAGCGGTTGACCGTGTTCTACGTCTACCAACAGTGGCAGAGAAAACATTCCTAATCACTATCGGTGACCGCACGGTAACGGGTCTTGTTGCACGTGACCAAATGGTTGGTCCTTGGCAGGTGCCGGTTGCAAACTGCGCAGTAACCGCAGCGAGCTACGACTCTTACCACGGCGAAGCGATGTCTATGGGAGAGCGTACGCCAGTCGCACTTCTAGACTTTGGTGCTTCAGCACGTCTAGCGGTAGGTGAGTCTCTAACGAACATTGCAGCGACAGATATCGGCGACATCAAGCATATCAAACTGTCTGCTAACTGGATGTCTCCAGCGGGTCACCCAGGTGAAGACGCAGGTCTTTACGAAGCGGTGAAAGCGGTCGGTGAAGAGCTATGTCCAGCGCTTGGCCTTACTATCCCAGTAGGTAAAGACTCAATGTCGATGAAGACTAAGTGGGAAGATAACGGTGAAAGCAAAGAGGTGACATCACCACTTTCATTGGTTATCACTGCATTTGGTCGTGTAGAAGATGTTCGTAAGACGGTAACTCCTCAGCTTCGCACTGATAAAGGTGATAGCTCACTGGTTCTTGTTGACCTAGGTAACGGTAAGAACCGTCTAGGCGCAACAGCATTGGCACAGGTTTACAAGCAGCTTGGTGATAAACCGGCTGACGTTGATAACGCAGAGCAGCTAAAAGGCTTCTTTGATGCAATGCAAACACTGGTTCGTGATGACAAGCTGGTGGCTTACCACGATAAAGGTGATGGCGGTCTATTCGTAACGCTAGCTGAGATGGCATTTGCTGGTCACTGTGGTGTGAAAGCAGATATCGCGAACTTAGATGATGATGTTCTAGCAACGTTATTTAACGAAGAGCTAGGTGCGGTTGTTCAGGTTAAGAACGATGACCTAGATGCGGTAAAAGCAGTGCTAGCCGCAAATGGCCTAGAAGCGTGTTCACACGTGATTGGTTCAGTGGAAGCAACAGACAACTTTGTTATCACGTCTGGTGATGCGGTTATCGTTGAGCGCTCGCGTACAGAGCTTCGTACTATCTGGGCTGAAACAACGCATAAGATGCAAGGCCTACGTGACAACCCAGCTTGTGCTGACCAAGAATTTGAAGCGAAGAAAGACAACTCTGACCCAGGTCTGAACGTAAACCTAAGCTTTGACATCAACGAAGATGTTGCAGCGCCATACATCGCAAAAGGTGCTAAACCTAAGATGGCGATTCTACGCGAGCAAGGTGTGAACTCTCACGTTGAAATGGCAGCGGCATTTGACCGTGCAGGCTTTGAAGCTACTGACATTCACATGAGCGATATCCTAACGGGTCAAGCGGTTCTAGATGAATACCAAGGCCTTGTTGCTTGTGGTGGCTTCTCATACGGTGACGTTCTAGGTGCTGGTGAAGGTTGGGCTAAGTCTATCCTGTTCAACTCGGCCGCTCGTGACCAGTTCCAAGGTTTCTTCAACCGAGACAACACTTTCTCGCTAGGTGTATGTAACGGCTGTCAGATGCTATCGAACTTGAAAGAGCTGATTCCAGGTGCAGACCTATGGCCTCGTTTCGTTCGTAACGAATCTGAGCGCTTTGAAGCTCGCTTTAGCTTGGTTGAAGTTCAGAAGTCTGATTCAGTATTCTTCGATGGTATGGCGGGATCTCGTATGCCTATCGCTGTGTCTCACGGTGAAGGTCGCGTAGAAGTTCGTGATGCTGACCACCTAGCAGCGATTGAAGCGTCAGGTACGGTAGCTGTGCGTTACGTTGACAACAACGGCAACCCAACACAGCAATACCCGAACAACCCGAACGGTTCACCAAACGCAATCACAGGCCTTACGACTCAAGATGGTCGCGTGACTATCATGATGCCTCACCCAGAGCGTGTTTTCCGTACGGTAGCAAACTCTTGGGCTCCAGATTCATGGGGTGAGAACGGCGCTTGGATGCGTATGTTCCAGAACGCACGTAAGAACATCGGCTAA
- a CDS encoding fimbria/pilus periplasmic chaperone, whose amino-acid sequence MTRGFLWLMLIIPITCKALVIEPLVLEMNRQQQGQIIISNPTAQPLAVDTQVLEIDFAQAVALLEADDALLVYPPAVLLQPGAKQSIRLIWQVAGTMDRSRSFYIRFTTPKINVVTEPSTSRVDVQIDYNALIHIADKQHRPIIAIADQYVESQSLVVKVENQGSGYDSLVNYTLTDTSSKPVIAQLADSVGNVFFPPMSTSHLRIPLVELDSSFNFSAPLTLKRTSPIKD is encoded by the coding sequence ATGACTCGTGGCTTTCTATGGTTAATGCTGATCATTCCTATAACATGCAAGGCATTAGTTATAGAGCCTTTGGTATTAGAGATGAACCGCCAGCAGCAGGGACAAATCATCATCTCTAATCCAACTGCCCAACCATTAGCCGTCGATACACAAGTATTAGAAATCGACTTTGCTCAGGCGGTGGCACTGCTTGAGGCAGATGATGCTCTTTTGGTTTATCCACCAGCAGTTTTACTTCAACCAGGTGCGAAACAGAGTATCCGCTTGATATGGCAAGTCGCTGGGACGATGGATCGTTCACGTAGTTTCTATATCCGTTTCACCACACCAAAGATCAATGTTGTCACCGAGCCCAGCACGAGTCGCGTTGACGTGCAAATAGACTATAACGCATTGATTCATATTGCGGACAAGCAGCACCGACCCATCATTGCAATAGCCGATCAATATGTCGAGTCGCAATCTTTAGTCGTTAAGGTAGAGAACCAAGGGAGTGGTTACGACTCACTGGTCAATTACACGCTGACTGATACCAGTAGCAAGCCTGTCATTGCTCAATTAGCCGATTCAGTGGGAAATGTGTTCTTCCCGCCCATGAGCACGAGCCATCTGCGGATACCGCTGGTAGAACTTGATTCGAGCTTTAACTTCTCTGCTCCTTTAACCTTGAAACGCACCTCCCCCATCAAAGATTAA
- a CDS encoding DUF3332 domain-containing protein — MNNKIIKLSAVAGVVLALSGCVGSNAVTGKLMEFNVKAVDNRYARGGLNMLLAPVYGITVAADYIVFNSLEFWTGKNPINGNPHIFDTKTGTYIEINHQLDPSLTEAPVPPISEVRAIEKGQMQQIDENTLQMDITYNTGEQATLIGVKQEDNVTFYLDGEVIAQTTIQELEAYNNTRA; from the coding sequence ATGAATAATAAAATCATCAAACTGAGCGCGGTTGCGGGCGTCGTATTAGCCCTTTCAGGTTGTGTTGGTAGCAATGCAGTGACAGGCAAGTTGATGGAGTTCAACGTAAAAGCCGTTGATAACCGTTATGCGCGTGGTGGCCTAAACATGTTGTTGGCGCCTGTTTACGGTATTACGGTTGCAGCAGACTACATTGTGTTTAACTCACTAGAGTTCTGGACAGGTAAAAACCCAATCAATGGTAATCCACACATCTTTGATACAAAGACAGGGACATACATTGAGATCAATCATCAGCTTGATCCATCACTGACCGAAGCACCAGTGCCGCCAATCAGTGAAGTGCGTGCGATTGAAAAGGGCCAGATGCAGCAAATTGATGAAAACACACTGCAAATGGACATCACTTACAATACGGGTGAGCAGGCAACGTTAATTGGAGTGAAGCAAGAAGACAATGTGACTTTCTACCTAGACGGTGAAGTGATTGCTCAAACAACGATTCAAGAGCTTGAAGCGTACAACAACACGCGAGCTTAA
- a CDS encoding LysR family transcriptional regulator: MSQWEGVIEYVAVVEEQSFTKAATRMRTSVANVSRRVNSLEERLGVKLLSRTTRKVTVTEVGATYYQHCKPLVEGLNNAELAVNQLQLTPKGSIKMTAPVTYGEQVIAPLMHDFLMEHPSLELELVLSNQKQDLVAEGFDLAVRLGRLDDSTMMAKKLRDRHMFVCASPEYLKQYGEPHSLSELKYHNCLQGSTQYWRFDDRKVERLVQVRGRMQCNSGYALLNAALKGLGIVQLPDYYVQPYLASGELIELLTDYRGNKEGIWALYPQNRMLTSKVRTLIDYLSAKLSHDNHEHQSS, translated from the coding sequence ATGAGTCAATGGGAAGGGGTCATTGAGTATGTTGCTGTTGTAGAGGAGCAGAGCTTTACTAAAGCGGCCACACGGATGAGGACCTCTGTCGCCAATGTGAGTCGCAGAGTTAACAGCTTAGAAGAGCGGCTCGGGGTAAAACTGCTCTCACGCACAACCAGAAAGGTAACAGTAACTGAAGTGGGTGCAACTTATTATCAACACTGCAAACCGTTGGTTGAGGGGCTGAATAATGCGGAGTTAGCGGTGAACCAACTGCAATTGACGCCGAAAGGTAGCATTAAAATGACCGCGCCTGTGACATATGGTGAGCAGGTGATAGCGCCACTCATGCACGATTTTTTGATGGAGCACCCAAGCCTTGAGCTTGAACTGGTGTTGTCAAACCAAAAGCAAGATTTGGTAGCAGAAGGGTTTGATCTTGCCGTGCGCTTAGGGCGACTGGATGATTCCACGATGATGGCCAAGAAGCTGCGCGATAGACACATGTTTGTCTGTGCAAGTCCAGAGTATTTAAAGCAATATGGTGAGCCACACTCTTTATCAGAGCTCAAATATCACAATTGTTTGCAGGGTAGTACCCAGTATTGGCGCTTTGATGATCGCAAAGTAGAGCGGCTTGTACAGGTTCGAGGGCGAATGCAGTGTAATAGTGGCTATGCTTTACTCAACGCGGCACTAAAAGGGTTGGGCATTGTGCAACTTCCCGATTATTATGTGCAGCCCTATTTAGCCTCTGGTGAGCTGATTGAGCTTTTGACGGATTACCGAGGTAACAAAGAGGGCATCTGGGCACTCTATCCGCAAAACAGAATGCTGACGTCTAAAGTGCGTACACTAATCGATTACTTATCTGCAAAACTGAGTCACGACAATCATGAACATCAATCAAGCTAA
- the tadA gene encoding tRNA adenosine(34) deaminase TadA, whose amino-acid sequence MNINQANPLFDSQDEAFMRRAIELAAKAEALGEVPVGALLVKDGEIVAQGYNRSIIDNDATAHAEIQTLRQAGKLLDNYRLLDTTLYVTLEPCPMCAGALLHSRVKRVVFGASDLKAGAAGTVLNLFDSKAAFHYADVEGGLLERECREQLQAFFKRRRKEIKAEKQAKRLLEAKSNE is encoded by the coding sequence ATGAACATCAATCAAGCTAACCCTCTATTCGATTCACAAGATGAAGCCTTTATGCGCCGCGCCATTGAACTTGCTGCGAAGGCAGAAGCTTTGGGCGAAGTGCCGGTAGGGGCGCTCTTGGTAAAAGATGGAGAGATCGTGGCTCAAGGGTATAACCGCTCCATTATTGATAATGATGCAACGGCTCATGCTGAGATCCAAACGCTACGTCAAGCAGGTAAGCTTTTAGACAACTATCGTTTGTTAGATACCACTTTATATGTGACGTTAGAACCGTGCCCGATGTGTGCTGGTGCGCTACTGCACAGCCGAGTCAAGCGAGTGGTATTTGGTGCAAGTGACCTTAAAGCTGGCGCTGCTGGCACAGTGTTAAACCTATTCGATAGCAAAGCGGCCTTCCACTATGCTGACGTTGAAGGTGGATTGCTTGAGCGAGAGTGCCGAGAGCAGTTGCAGGCTTTTTTCAAACGCCGTCGAAAAGAGATTAAAGCGGAGAAACAAGCCAAGCGTTTGCTGGAAGCAAAAAGTAATGAATAA